The bacterium genome has a window encoding:
- the chrA gene encoding chromate efflux transporter — translation MSRAALRTPERGAVREVAGLFLKLGWIAFGGPAAHIALMRQEVVTRRKWVTEQQFLDLLGASNLIPGPTSTELAIYLGYARAGRVGLVLAGTLFILPAMLLVLALAWAYVRYGTTPQVTALLYGIKPVIIAVIVQAIYGLLRTAVKTWRLGVVVVLALGLYLLGVNPLIPLFGLALFVMLVENRARFGRSTRASGGVAPLAAPILPLLPGTAVPAAIAGFSLAALFLTFVKIGATLYGSGYVLLAFLRDDFVHRLGWLTDRQLLDAIAVGQFTPGPVFTTATFIGYLTGGWVGAVVATVGIFLPSFVFVAVVYPLVPRLRASPWTAAFLDGANAAALGLMTAVAWQLGLTSIVDPLTAALALAAAVALIRFRVNSAWLVLGGAAVGLLFKLATG, via the coding sequence GTGAGTCGGGCCGCTCTGCGGACGCCCGAGCGCGGCGCGGTCCGCGAGGTCGCCGGCCTGTTCCTGAAGCTCGGCTGGATCGCCTTCGGGGGACCCGCCGCGCACATCGCGCTCATGCGGCAGGAGGTGGTCACCCGGCGCAAGTGGGTGACCGAGCAACAGTTCCTCGATCTGCTGGGGGCGAGCAACCTGATCCCGGGGCCGACCTCCACCGAGCTGGCCATCTACCTCGGATACGCGCGCGCGGGTCGCGTCGGGCTCGTGCTCGCGGGGACGCTGTTCATCCTCCCCGCCATGCTGCTCGTGCTGGCGCTCGCCTGGGCCTACGTGCGGTACGGGACGACGCCGCAGGTCACCGCGCTCCTCTACGGCATCAAGCCGGTCATCATCGCGGTGATCGTGCAGGCCATCTACGGACTCCTCCGCACCGCGGTCAAGACCTGGCGCCTCGGCGTCGTGGTCGTGCTGGCGCTCGGACTCTATCTGCTCGGCGTCAACCCTCTGATCCCGCTCTTCGGCCTCGCGCTCTTCGTCATGCTCGTGGAGAACCGCGCCCGATTCGGCCGCAGTACTCGGGCGTCCGGTGGGGTGGCGCCGCTGGCCGCGCCGATCCTGCCCTTGCTGCCGGGGACGGCGGTACCCGCCGCCATCGCGGGTTTCAGCCTGGCCGCGCTCTTCCTTACGTTCGTGAAGATCGGCGCCACGCTCTACGGCAGCGGATACGTCCTCCTGGCGTTCTTGCGCGACGACTTCGTCCACCGGCTCGGCTGGCTCACGGATCGCCAGCTCCTCGACGCCATCGCGGTCGGGCAGTTCACCCCCGGTCCGGTATTCACGACGGCCACCTTCATCGGGTATCTGACCGGCGGCTGGGTTGGCGCCGTCGTCGCGACCGTCGGCATTTTTCTTCCGTCGTTCGTGTTCGTCGCGGTCGTCTATCCGTTGGTCCCACGCCTGCGGGCCTCGCCCTGGACGGCGGCCTTTTTGGACGGGGCGAACGCCGCGGCGCTCGGCCTCATGACCGCGGTGGCGTGGCAGCTCGGCCTGACCAGCATTGTCGATCCGCTCACGGCCGCTCTCGCCCTCGCGGCCGCGGTCGCGCTGATTCGATTTCGGGTCAATTCCGCCTGGCTCGTTCTCGGTGGGGCGGCGGTCGGGCTGTTGTTCAAGCTGGCCACAGGGTGA
- a CDS encoding cation diffusion facilitator family transporter has protein sequence MNALTAHPHHRHPGLSPSGGPSPWGGGARGALSGAFGVILALLVLEAAGGWWTGSLALLADAGHLLVDLGSLGLGLLAAWIAGRPVTVEMSYGYRRAEILAALTNTVALWAVAAAIGYEALGRLRIPHPVAAQGMLAVAIAGLIGNVIAGGLLARAQGESLNVRAALAHVLADGAAAVGTIAAALVILISGWTRADAVVGLGVAGLLVAGSLPLLREAVRVLMEGTPSGVSLPEVQRAMTAESGVCEVHDLHVWSLTSGVAAISAHVRIREDADAQQVLANLGTLLRERFGLSHATLQVEAAEFLDPWHPRCAPGAGPHAG, from the coding sequence GTGAACGCCCTCACGGCGCACCCTCACCACCGCCACCCCGGCCTGTCCCCGTCGGGGGGCCCGTCCCCGTGGGGGGGCGGCGCGCGTGGCGCGCTGTCCGGTGCGTTCGGGGTCATCCTTGCGTTGCTGGTGCTCGAAGCGGCCGGCGGGTGGTGGACCGGCAGCCTGGCGCTCCTCGCCGACGCGGGGCACCTCCTCGTCGACCTGGGCAGTCTCGGCCTGGGCCTGCTGGCCGCATGGATCGCGGGACGTCCGGTGACGGTGGAGATGTCGTACGGCTACCGCCGCGCCGAAATTCTGGCCGCGCTCACGAACACCGTGGCGCTCTGGGCGGTGGCCGCGGCCATCGGCTATGAGGCCCTCGGCCGTCTGCGGATCCCACATCCCGTCGCGGCGCAGGGCATGCTGGCCGTCGCGATCGCGGGGCTGATCGGGAATGTGATCGCCGGCGGCCTGCTGGCGCGCGCGCAGGGCGAGAGTCTGAACGTCCGCGCAGCCCTCGCGCACGTGCTCGCGGACGGCGCGGCGGCCGTCGGCACGATCGCGGCCGCGCTCGTCATCCTCATCAGCGGATGGACGCGCGCCGACGCCGTCGTGGGCCTCGGCGTGGCGGGGTTGCTCGTCGCCGGGTCATTGCCGTTGCTGCGGGAGGCGGTGCGCGTGCTGATGGAAGGGACGCCGTCCGGGGTCTCGCTGCCCGAGGTGCAGCGGGCGATGACGGCTGAGTCCGGCGTCTGCGAAGTCCACGACCTCCACGTCTGGTCGCTCACGAGCGGCGTCGCCGCGATCAGCGCCCACGTGCGCATCCGGGAGGATGCCGACGCCCAGCAGGTGCTCGCCAACCTCGGGACGCTGCTGCGGGAGCGGTTTGGACTGTCTCACGCGACGCTGCAGGTCGAGGCGGCGGAGTTTCTCGATCCCTGGCATCCGCGGTGCGCGCCGGGGGCCGGCCCGCACGCCGGCTGA
- a CDS encoding endonuclease MutS2, whose amino-acid sequence MTPRALRVLGFPAVRERLAALCVSAMGRERAVALEPSPWLDEAARRQRLTTEARTLADGAGGLPVRGIRDIRAAVHRTEIGGALAALELLDVRDTLAVGRALKGFLVAHAAEAPGLAEQADGVSVFAELEGTIGAAIAEDGAITDQASLDLAKIRRERRTADARLREHLDQVLRTPAVQRMLRDPLVTIRGDRYVVPVRIEFRDQFPGILHDQSASGVTVFMEPLAIVPFGNRVRELAAAEEVEIARILAALSAAVAAEAERIGETLETLAALDLVAAAAALSHRWDASPPRLNASGRVDLRGARHPLLTGTVVPIDLRLGGEFRTLVITGPNTGGKTVTLRTLGLLTLMAQAGLHVPAAPDSEVAVFAGVFADIGDEQSIEQNLSTFSSHMTAIVEILRLLEAMPAEPGAALVLLDEIGAGTDPVEGTALARAIIETLHARRACTAVTTHYTELKALAFTHAGIENASVEFDEETLRPTYRLLIGTPGRSNALAIASRLGLDPAVVEQARRYLSQEQADLSRVIERVEEEREALAAERDAAARERLDFGRTRARAEEGLRRAADMRRRSLERMRDELESLLRAGRRELEALVAALRTERSPEAAARLRAHLRALGRAAETYTEAVAPPPPGTPVDAVRAGERVLVASLGRPGVVQAEPDAHGEVEVQVGAMKVRVPLDDLRHEEGAPAGDRDGAGGSTRGPAAAPPGAWDPAEPPPASIHLRGMTVDEAILALDKYLDDAALAGLPFVTVIHGKGTGTLRRALHEFLAHHPHVASFRLGGEGEGGSGATIVTLSQR is encoded by the coding sequence GTGACCCCGCGCGCGCTGCGCGTCTTGGGGTTCCCCGCGGTCCGGGAGCGTCTCGCCGCGCTGTGCGTCTCCGCCATGGGTCGCGAGCGGGCGGTGGCGCTCGAGCCGTCGCCGTGGCTCGACGAAGCGGCGCGACGGCAGCGGCTGACCACCGAGGCGCGGACGCTCGCCGACGGCGCGGGAGGCCTGCCCGTGCGCGGCATCCGCGACATCCGCGCCGCGGTGCATCGCACGGAGATCGGCGGGGCGCTCGCGGCGCTCGAACTGCTTGACGTCCGCGATACCCTTGCGGTGGGCCGGGCCCTCAAAGGGTTCCTCGTGGCCCACGCCGCCGAGGCGCCGGGGCTCGCCGAGCAGGCCGACGGGGTGTCGGTGTTTGCGGAGCTCGAGGGGACGATCGGCGCCGCGATCGCCGAGGACGGCGCGATCACGGACCAGGCGAGTTTGGACCTGGCGAAGATCCGGCGAGAACGGCGCACGGCCGACGCCCGGCTCCGCGAGCATCTTGACCAAGTGCTTCGGACCCCGGCGGTGCAGCGCATGCTGCGGGACCCGCTGGTGACCATCCGGGGCGACCGGTACGTCGTGCCCGTCCGCATCGAGTTCCGCGACCAATTCCCCGGCATTTTGCACGACCAGTCGGCGAGCGGCGTCACGGTGTTCATGGAGCCGCTCGCGATCGTCCCGTTCGGCAACCGCGTGCGCGAACTGGCCGCGGCCGAAGAGGTGGAGATCGCCCGCATCCTGGCGGCGCTGAGCGCCGCGGTGGCGGCAGAAGCGGAGCGGATCGGGGAGACGCTCGAGACACTTGCGGCGCTCGATCTCGTCGCGGCGGCGGCCGCGCTCAGCCACCGCTGGGACGCATCGCCGCCGCGCCTCAACGCCTCTGGCCGCGTGGACCTGCGCGGCGCGCGGCATCCGCTCCTCACCGGCACCGTCGTCCCGATCGACCTGCGGCTCGGCGGGGAGTTCCGCACGCTCGTGATCACCGGTCCCAACACCGGGGGCAAGACGGTGACGCTGCGCACGCTCGGCCTCCTCACCCTGATGGCGCAGGCCGGGCTGCACGTGCCGGCGGCGCCGGACAGCGAGGTGGCGGTGTTTGCCGGCGTGTTCGCGGATATCGGGGACGAGCAGAGCATCGAGCAGAACCTGTCCACGTTCTCGTCCCACATGACCGCGATCGTGGAGATCCTCCGGCTGCTCGAGGCGATGCCCGCGGAACCAGGGGCCGCGCTCGTGCTGCTCGACGAGATCGGCGCCGGAACGGACCCCGTCGAGGGGACGGCGCTCGCGCGCGCGATCATCGAAACCCTCCACGCCCGCCGGGCCTGCACCGCGGTGACGACACACTACACCGAATTGAAGGCGCTGGCGTTTACCCATGCGGGGATCGAAAACGCGTCGGTCGAGTTCGATGAAGAGACGCTCCGCCCGACGTACCGCCTGCTGATCGGCACGCCCGGACGCAGCAACGCGCTCGCCATCGCCTCCCGGCTGGGGCTGGACCCCGCCGTCGTCGAGCAGGCGCGGCGCTACCTCTCGCAGGAGCAGGCGGACCTCAGCCGCGTGATCGAGCGCGTCGAGGAAGAACGCGAGGCCTTGGCCGCGGAGCGCGACGCTGCGGCGCGCGAGCGTCTCGATTTTGGCCGCACGAGGGCCCGGGCGGAGGAGGGCCTCCGGCGCGCCGCCGACATGCGCCGGCGCAGCCTCGAGCGGATGCGGGACGAGCTCGAGTCCCTCCTCCGCGCGGGCCGGCGCGAACTCGAGGCGCTCGTGGCGGCGTTGCGAACGGAGCGGTCGCCCGAGGCCGCGGCCCGGCTGCGCGCGCACCTGCGTGCGCTCGGCCGGGCCGCGGAGACGTACACAGAAGCCGTCGCCCCGCCGCCGCCCGGCACGCCGGTCGACGCCGTCCGGGCCGGCGAGCGCGTGCTCGTCGCCTCGCTCGGCCGGCCGGGCGTCGTGCAGGCGGAGCCCGACGCCCACGGTGAAGTCGAGGTGCAGGTCGGCGCGATGAAAGTCCGCGTCCCGCTCGATGACCTCCGGCATGAGGAGGGCGCCCCGGCCGGCGACCGTGACGGCGCGGGCGGCTCTACGCGGGGACCGGCGGCCGCCCCGCCCGGCGCATGGGACCCGGCCGAGCCGCCGCCGGCCAGTATTCATCTGCGCGGCATGACGGTCGACGAGGCGATCCTGGCCCTGGACAAGTACCTGGACGACGCCGCGCTCGCCGGGCTGCCGTTCGTGACCGTCATCCACGGCAAGGGCACCGGCACGCTGCGGCGGGCGCTGCACGAGTTTCTCGCCCACCATCCGCACGTCGCCTCGTTCCGGCTGGGCGGCGAAGGCGAAGGGGGGAGCGGGGCGACGATCGTCACGCTGTCGCAGCGGTGA
- a CDS encoding metalloenzyme — protein sequence MHGFRIVFLFVDGLGLGVPDPAVNPVVRAATPTLRALLGGPLADHAPRRTASARLEPLDACLGVAGLPQSATGQTALLTGCNAPAHIGRHLTAYPTPSLAALLDTHGIMGTLRRRGAPVALGNAYTPAYFEAVAARRLRYAAITRHALQAGVRLRTVDDLAAGRAVYQDLTNDRARELGADVPLITPEAAGRNLAVLARDHAFTIFEFFQTDLAGHGRLDGAVEVVERLDRFVGAVLAHTDLATTLVLLTSDHGNVEDARTRAHTTNPVPALLVGARRDLAAERLHAITDVAPVCLDLLADPPASGGAARPAPGRGQAGAEVRA from the coding sequence GTGCATGGGTTTCGCATCGTGTTTCTCTTCGTCGACGGTCTCGGCCTCGGTGTGCCGGATCCGGCCGTCAATCCCGTCGTGCGCGCGGCGACCCCCACATTGCGCGCGTTGCTCGGCGGCCCGCTGGCGGATCACGCGCCCCGCCGCACGGCGTCGGCGCGGCTCGAGCCGCTGGATGCGTGCCTCGGAGTGGCGGGGCTGCCCCAGAGCGCGACCGGACAGACGGCGCTCCTGACCGGCTGCAACGCCCCGGCGCACATCGGCCGGCACCTCACCGCCTATCCCACGCCGTCGCTCGCCGCCCTCCTCGACACGCACGGGATCATGGGGACCCTGCGGCGCCGCGGCGCGCCCGTGGCCCTGGGCAACGCGTATACCCCCGCGTACTTCGAAGCCGTGGCGGCGCGGCGGCTCCGTTACGCGGCCATCACGCGGCACGCGCTGCAGGCCGGCGTGCGCCTGCGGACGGTGGACGATCTCGCGGCCGGGCGGGCCGTGTATCAGGATCTGACGAACGACCGCGCGCGTGAGTTGGGGGCCGATGTCCCGCTCATCACGCCGGAGGCGGCGGGCCGCAATCTCGCGGTGCTGGCACGGGACCACGCGTTCACGATCTTCGAGTTCTTCCAGACCGACTTGGCCGGACACGGCCGGCTCGACGGCGCGGTCGAGGTCGTCGAGCGGCTCGACCGATTCGTGGGCGCCGTCCTCGCGCACACCGATCTCGCGACAACCCTCGTCCTGCTGACGAGCGACCACGGCAACGTGGAGGACGCGCGCACCCGCGCGCACACGACGAATCCGGTGCCGGCGCTGCTCGTCGGAGCCCGGCGCGACCTGGCGGCCGAGCGGCTCCATGCGATCACCGACGTCGCGCCGGTCTGCCTGGATCTGCTCGCCGACCCGCCCGCGTCCGGCGGCGCGGCGCGGCCCGCCCCCGGACGGGGACAGGCCGGCGCGGAGGTGCGGGCGTGA